In Oryza sativa Japonica Group chromosome 2, ASM3414082v1, the following are encoded in one genomic region:
- the LOC9272069 gene encoding GDSL esterase/lipase At5g22810, with product MPPAGSATATPWPTSLDDAESVSLPRQVRYFSNTVEELNGTVTEHELTELLSKSLFLISAGTSDLYRIANILDSPSPSPPPPDNETDIPHLVASYGELVVRPLHALGARRFGVVNAPPIGCAPAVTEQPHSHSPVGGCDDRMNALAREFNDGLGSLMAGLSSSLPGLRYSVADFYGFSNATFMNPSANGFTNTDAACCKGPCNEQFGAPCGNRREYWFWDVGHTTEKAAKLAAAAFYDGERQFTTPLNFKRLMGIHWR from the exons ATGCCACCGGCAGGGTCAGCAACGGCTACACCATGGCCGACTTCATTG GACGACGCAGAATCAGTATCACTGCCGAGACAAGTGCGATACTTCTCCAACACCGTGGAGGAGCTGAACGGCACCGTGACCGAGCACGAGCTAACCGAGCTTCTCTCCAAGTCCCTCTTCCTCATCTCCGCGGGCACCTCCGACCTCTACCGCATCGCCAACATACTcgactcgccgtcgccgtcgccgccgccgcccgacaaCGAGACCGACATCCCGCACCTCGTCGCCTCCTacggcgagctcgtcgtccgGCCACTGCACGCCCTGGGCGCGAGGAGGTTCGGCGTCGTCAACGCCCCGCCGATCGGGTGCGCGCCGGCGGTGACGGAGCAGCCGCACAGCCACAGCCCCGTCGGCGGTTGCGACGACCGGATGAACGCCCTCGCGAGGGAGTTCAACGACGGATTGGGGTCTCTCATGGCCGGGCTGAgctcctccctccccggcctCCGCTACTCTGTCGCCGATTTCTACGGCTTCTCCAATGCCACCTTCATGAACCCGTCGGCTAATG GGTTTACGAACACTGATGCTGCGTGCTGCAAAGGGCCCTGCAATGAGCAGTTCGGAGCGCCGTGtgggaaccggagggagtactggtTCTGGGACGTGGGGCACACCACGGAGAAGGCCGCTAAGCTGGCAGCAGCTGCATTTTACGACGGAGAACGCCAGTTCACCACGCCGCTTAACTTCAAGCGGTTGATGGGAATACACTGGAGATGA
- the LOC4329063 gene encoding GDSL esterase/lipase At5g55050 — MGCHRPAATAGGRAALPSLSFFLRRPLRLHLSFPTSPAAVASLSFQAARGDDASSVFLQTPSVAGASFQVLGSAEGHKTAVPAIFVFGDGMLDVGNNNYLPSDAPQADYPYYGIDFPGSEPTGRFSNGYNMADFIAKDMGFKMSPPAYLSLNSSIKMETNFTGVNYASAGAGIQIIMNDEATIPFVYQVKNFNDTVSQMEANLGHQKLSKLLAKSLFLISIGTMDLSVNIWRVLRYSRKPSPFNIPYTLSSYKAIIMQLYGLGARKFGIINIQPLGCQPWMRKNLENNVDCNDSMNSLAREFNDGLKPLFSNLSSQLSGLSYSIADFYAFSNATFMNPRAYGFVNINSTCCIPPCTPEHEPPCQNRKQYWFWDLSYTTERAAKLAASAFYDGPARFTAPVNFKRLIKMK, encoded by the exons ATGGGATGTCATcggccggccgccaccgccgggggGAGGGCCGCGCTTCCCTCGCTCTCCTTCTTCCTGCGCCGGcctctccgcctccacctctcgTTCCCCACATCTCCGGCGGCCGTCGCGTCGCTTTCTTTCCAAGCAGCTCGAGGAGATGATGCATCATCAGTATTTCTGCAAACACCCTCGGTTGCTGGTG CATCCTTTCAAGTGCTTGGCTCTGCTGAAGGCCATAAGACGGCTGTACCGGCGATCTTCGTGTTCGGGGACGGCATGCTGGACGTTGGCAACAACAACTACTTGCCGTCTGACGCCCCCCAGGCTGACTACCCCTACTATGGCATCGACTTCCCTGGCTCTGAGCCCACTGGAAGGTTCAGTAATGGATACAACATGGCTGACTTCATTG CAAAGGATATGGGATTCAAAATGAGCCCTCCAGCTTATCTATCGCTTAACAGTTCGATAAAAATGGAGACCAATTTCACCGGAGTGAACTATGCTTCAGCAGGTGCTGGCATTCAGATCATCATG AACGATGAAGCAACGATTCCATTCGTGTACCAAGTGAAGAACTTCAATGACACGGTAAGCCAGATGGAGGCTAACCTAGGCCACCAGAAGTTGAGCAAGCTGTTGGCCAAATCTTTATTCCTGATAAGCATTGGTACCATGGATCTGTCTGTAAATATATGGAGAGTATTAAGATATTCCAGAAAGCCATCACCATTCAACATTCCATATACACTTTCCTCCTACAAGGCCATAATCATGCAGTTGTATGGCCTGGGTGCAAGGAAGTTTGGGATCATCAACATCCAGCCCTTAGGGTGTCAGCCATGGATGAGGAAGAACTTGGAAAACAATGTCGACTGCAATGACTCCATGAACAGTCTCGCTAGGGAATTCAACGATGGCCTCAAGCCCCTCTTTTCCAATCTCAGCTCTCAGCTGAGTGGTCTCTCCTACTCCATCGCCGACTTCTACGCATTCTCAAATGCCACCTTCATGAACCCTCGGGCTTACG GGTTTGTGAACATCAACAGCACATGCTGTATTCCCCCCTGCACACCTGAACATGAACCACCCTGCCAAAACCGCAAGCAGTACTGGTTTTGGGATCTTTCTTACACGACTGAGCGGGCTGCTAAGCTAGCCGCCTCTGCATTTTACGATGGCCCTGCCCGGTTCACTGCGCCGGTTAACTTCAAGCGATTGATAAAGATGAAATGA
- the LOC4329064 gene encoding uncharacterized protein, giving the protein MRKEELDYVLIPLGMALMVGYHAWLLLRIRRRPATTVIGVNAINRRIWVRHIMEEASGKHAVLAVQTIRNNIMASTLLASTAITLSSLIAILMSSAGGGGGDGLLPGAPLVVGAAGETALSVKFFAILVCFLVAFLLNVQSIRYYSHTSTLVNVPVRLIQRRRRPGLAVDYVTATLNRGSYFWSLGARAFYFSCPVFLWLFGPIPMFAACAAMVCALYFLDVCDDWEEEHQDHDEQDGSGSDERSGEAKV; this is encoded by the exons ATGAGGAAGGAGGAGCTGGACTACGTGCTGATCCCGCTGGGGATGGCGCTCATGGTGGGGTACCACGCATGGCTgctcctccgcatccgccgccgcccggcgacCACCGTCATCGGCGTCAACGCCATCAACCGCCGCATCTGGGTCCGCCACATCATGGAG GAGGCGTCGGGGAAGCACGCGGTGCTGGCGGTGCAGACGATCCGGAACAACATCATGGCGTCGACGCTGCTGGCGTCCACGGCCATCACGCTCAGCTCCCTCATCGCCATCCTCATgtcctccgccggcggcggcggcggcgatgggctcctcccgggcgcgccgctggtgGTGGGCGCCGCGGGCGAGACGGCGCTGTCGGTGAAATTCTTCGCCATCCTGGTGTGCTTCCTGGTGGCGTTCCTCCTGAACGTGCAGTCCATCCGGTACTACAGCCACACCAGCACCCTCGTGAACGTGCCGGTGCGCCTgatccagcgccgccgccgcccgggcctCGCCGTCGACTACGTCACCGCGACGCTCAACCGCGGCAGCTACTTCTGGTCGCTCGGCGCGCGCGCCTTCTACTTCTCCTGCCCGGTCTTCCTCTGGCTCTTCGGGCCCATCCCCATgttcgccgcctgcgccgccatgGTCTGCGCGCTCTACTTCCTCGACGTTTGCGACGACTGGGAGGAGGAACACCAAGACCACGACGAGCAGGATGGAAGCGGGAGTGATGAGAGATCAGGAGAAGCGAAGGTCTGA